In Calothrix sp. PCC 7507, one DNA window encodes the following:
- a CDS encoding DUF3352 domain-containing protein yields MNNQRSFFNFLVPGVIALLAIAIAGFYWFFAKSPANLIAPTSQPGAAIFVSKFAPVMTSLLVNPDKLQNLGGDGELSQIKTSLLAKSGIDYRQDIQPWLGSEITLAVTNLDIDRDPENGQQPGYLMALATKKPEKSREFIQLLFSKRVLAGSNLVTEEYKGVKLLYDNSPKQVSLAGALVGNDFVLFANDRKVLREAINNVQAPDLNLTSSPQYQKATQELPKNALAVAFLNLPTVAKWQGLELSAPSYDSQIISLILNSKGLLAETSFLATSAGVSPSAPLSQPVGALAYVPESAGLAISGANLSNLGNSDLAQLWRQATATVYGSSEEAIAKLAQPLADVQKRWGINLTADIFSWVKGEYAIALLPQKQQKTASWIFAVEKTPEVSAGISHLDAIAIAKGLSISPLTLNQQKVSTWTELTAASKPTTTKDKPPLTVEAKIQGVHTTIENYEIFTSDLETMNQVLTIKENSLIDNPNFQDSIAAIPRPNQGYIYLDWIKSQQFLERQIPILKLVEVFGKPFFHNLRSLTVSSYSSNTELLKGGVFFQLHHP; encoded by the coding sequence GTGAACAACCAACGCTCATTTTTTAATTTCCTAGTACCGGGTGTGATTGCACTGCTAGCGATCGCTATTGCTGGCTTTTACTGGTTTTTTGCCAAAAGTCCGGCTAATCTCATCGCGCCTACCTCTCAACCTGGTGCTGCTATATTTGTGTCGAAATTCGCTCCAGTGATGACTTCATTGCTGGTAAATCCAGATAAATTGCAGAATTTAGGGGGTGATGGCGAACTATCTCAGATCAAAACCAGTTTATTGGCTAAAAGCGGCATTGATTATCGCCAAGACATTCAACCCTGGTTAGGGAGCGAAATTACACTGGCTGTGACTAACTTAGATATCGATCGCGATCCAGAAAATGGCCAGCAGCCAGGATATCTGATGGCTTTAGCGACTAAAAAACCAGAGAAAAGCCGCGAATTTATCCAATTGTTGTTTTCCAAACGTGTGTTAGCTGGCAGCAACTTAGTCACTGAAGAATACAAAGGTGTAAAGTTGCTGTATGATAATTCACCAAAGCAGGTTTCACTAGCTGGTGCATTGGTTGGCAATGACTTTGTGCTGTTTGCCAACGATCGCAAAGTCCTCCGAGAAGCGATTAATAATGTCCAGGCTCCCGATCTGAATTTAACTAGTTCTCCCCAATACCAAAAAGCTACTCAAGAATTACCTAAAAACGCCTTGGCTGTAGCTTTTCTCAATCTCCCCACTGTCGCCAAATGGCAAGGTTTAGAACTATCAGCACCAAGCTATGACAGTCAAATTATTTCCCTGATATTAAACTCCAAAGGATTGCTAGCAGAAACCAGCTTTCTAGCTACATCAGCAGGCGTATCCCCATCTGCACCATTATCTCAACCTGTAGGCGCATTGGCATATGTGCCTGAATCAGCGGGTTTGGCAATTTCTGGCGCGAATTTGAGCAATTTGGGTAATAGTGACTTAGCGCAACTCTGGAGACAAGCCACAGCTACTGTGTATGGTTCTTCAGAAGAGGCGATCGCTAAATTAGCCCAACCCCTAGCTGATGTGCAAAAACGTTGGGGAATCAACCTAACAGCAGATATTTTTAGCTGGGTAAAAGGAGAATATGCGATCGCATTGCTACCCCAAAAACAGCAAAAAACTGCCAGTTGGATTTTTGCTGTGGAAAAAACACCAGAGGTGTCAGCAGGTATTTCTCACTTAGATGCGATCGCGATCGCCAAAGGACTCAGTATTAGTCCTCTCACATTAAATCAGCAAAAAGTCTCCACCTGGACAGAGTTAACCGCTGCTAGCAAACCCACAACTACTAAAGATAAACCGCCGCTCACCGTTGAGGCAAAAATCCAGGGTGTACATACAACCATAGAAAATTACGAAATTTTCACGTCCGATTTAGAGACGATGAATCAAGTTCTCACAATTAAGGAAAATTCCTTGATTGACAATCCTAATTTTCAAGACAGTATCGCCGCCATTCCCCGACCTAATCAAGGGTATATATATCTCGACTGGATCAAGAGTCAGCAGTTTTTAGAGCGACAGATCCCGATTCTCAAATTAGTAGAAGTATTCGGCAAACCATTTTTCCACAACCTGCGATCGCTCACAGTTAGTAGTTATAGCAGCAACACAGAATTACTCAAAGGTGGCGTCTTCTTCCAACTACATCACCCATGA
- the hrcA gene encoding heat-inducible transcriptional repressor HrcA has product MQVQLTNRQQHILWATVRHYIATAEPVGSKALIEEYDLGVSSATIRNVMGVLEKSGLLYQPHTSAGRVPSDSGYRMYVDQLITPSETLGREVELALQQRLHWEDWSLEALLQGAAQILASLSGCISLITMPQTTTAMLRHLQLVQIEAGRIMLIVVTEAYETHSRLMDLSLVSAETKPDPEVIDRELQIVSNFLNSHLRGRSLLELASLDWSQLDREFQCYAEFLKNSIMELTRRTLAPSATQIMVRGVSEALRQPEFSQLQQVQTIIHLLEEEQDQLWRLIFETPESEEVGKPRVTVRIGAENPLEPIRTCTLISSTYRRGTIPVGSVGVLGPTRLDYESAIAVVAAAAAYLSEAFS; this is encoded by the coding sequence ATGCAAGTCCAGTTGACAAATCGACAACAGCATATACTTTGGGCAACGGTACGTCACTACATTGCTACGGCAGAACCTGTTGGTTCAAAAGCCCTGATAGAAGAGTATGACCTGGGTGTCAGTTCAGCCACAATTCGCAATGTCATGGGCGTCTTAGAAAAATCTGGGTTACTTTATCAACCCCATACCTCTGCCGGACGCGTACCTTCTGACTCTGGTTATCGCATGTATGTTGACCAGCTAATTACACCTTCGGAAACTTTAGGTCGAGAGGTAGAACTGGCGCTACAACAGCGCCTCCACTGGGAAGATTGGAGTTTAGAAGCTTTACTACAAGGCGCGGCGCAAATTTTAGCCTCCTTGAGTGGCTGCATTAGCTTGATTACCATGCCCCAAACCACTACAGCAATGTTGCGACATTTGCAATTAGTGCAAATTGAAGCGGGACGGATCATGCTGATTGTGGTGACTGAAGCTTATGAGACACATTCCCGGCTCATGGATTTGTCATTAGTATCTGCAGAAACAAAACCCGATCCAGAAGTAATAGATCGCGAGTTGCAGATTGTTTCTAACTTTTTGAATAGCCACTTGCGAGGGCGGAGTCTGTTGGAATTAGCCAGCCTCGACTGGAGTCAATTAGATCGAGAGTTCCAGTGCTATGCTGAATTCTTGAAAAACTCCATCATGGAATTAACCCGCCGGACGCTTGCACCATCTGCTACACAAATTATGGTTAGAGGTGTATCAGAGGCTTTGCGCCAGCCAGAATTTTCTCAATTGCAGCAAGTACAAACAATTATCCATCTGCTGGAGGAAGAACAAGACCAACTCTGGCGATTAATATTTGAGACTCCGGAATCTGAGGAGGTGGGTAAGCCACGGGTAACGGTTCGCATTGGTGCAGAAAACCCATTAGAGCCGATACGCACTTGCACGTTGATTTCTTCTACCTATCGCCGGGGTACAATACCCGTGGGGAGTGTGGGAGTTTTAGGCCCAACACGCCTAGACTATGAAAGTGCGATCGCTGTTGTCGCCGCAGCAGCAGCATACCTTTCGGAAGCCTTCAGTTAA
- a CDS encoding rhodanese-like domain-containing protein — protein sequence MTGKTAGQPITQINVEELAQRLSAKDTSVQLVDVREPQELAIASIEGFVNLPLSEFAEWSEQVPTLFNPHAETLVLCHHGIRSAQMCQWLVDQGFTNVKNIAGGIDAYSLLVEPTIPQY from the coding sequence ATGACAGGGAAAACTGCTGGTCAACCGATTACCCAAATTAATGTAGAAGAATTGGCACAACGGCTATCTGCCAAGGATACTAGTGTGCAATTAGTGGATGTGCGCGAACCTCAAGAATTGGCGATCGCTAGCATTGAGGGCTTTGTCAACTTACCTCTGAGTGAGTTTGCCGAATGGAGCGAGCAAGTCCCCACTCTCTTCAATCCCCATGCGGAAACTCTTGTACTGTGCCACCACGGCATTCGCTCTGCTCAGATGTGTCAGTGGTTAGTGGATCAGGGTTTCACCAATGTTAAAAATATTGCAGGTGGTATAGATGCCTACTCCTTGTTAGTCGAGCCGACAATTCCTCAATATTAA
- a CDS encoding PD-(D/E)XK nuclease family protein produces the protein MLSTQTQILRISQGQLNLLERCPRQFQHTYLENLNSPSDPEHEEKQTLGSRFHLLMQQQEMGLPIHSFLQADTQLQSWMAAFANAAPKIITPAIDHQTFRESEHYRTLQVQDYLLTVIYDLLIADNQQAQIFDWKTYPKPPNKSKLARNWQTRLYMYVLAETSEYLPENISMTYWFVQSAGKPQNIQFTYSHSLHAQTAKKLNQLLNKLTTWLENYQHGELFPQVPESSQACDYCQFAQRCDLTQVAEALINQVLPHLDTIQEVSLSEFK, from the coding sequence ATGTTGTCAACTCAAACTCAAATATTACGCATTTCTCAAGGACAACTTAATCTACTAGAACGTTGTCCTCGTCAGTTCCAACACACTTATTTAGAAAATCTCAATTCTCCCTCAGATCCCGAACATGAGGAAAAGCAGACTCTAGGTAGTCGCTTCCACTTGCTGATGCAGCAGCAAGAGATGGGTTTGCCAATTCATAGCTTTTTGCAAGCTGATACCCAATTGCAAAGCTGGATGGCCGCTTTTGCTAACGCAGCACCAAAAATTATCACACCTGCAATAGATCACCAAACTTTCCGCGAAAGTGAACACTATCGCACCCTACAAGTGCAAGACTATTTGCTCACAGTTATTTATGATTTATTAATTGCAGATAATCAGCAAGCACAAATTTTTGACTGGAAAACTTATCCCAAACCACCCAACAAAAGCAAATTAGCCAGAAATTGGCAAACTCGTCTATATATGTATGTATTGGCTGAAACTAGCGAATACCTGCCAGAAAATATTTCCATGACTTATTGGTTTGTTCAATCTGCAGGCAAACCGCAAAATATACAATTTACTTACAGTCATAGCTTACACGCCCAAACAGCAAAGAAACTTAATCAACTGTTAAATAAATTGACCACTTGGCTAGAAAATTATCAACATGGTGAATTATTTCCCCAAGTGCCAGAAAGTAGTCAAGCCTGTGATTATTGCCAGTTTGCTCAAAGGTGCGATCTCACACAAGTTGCAGAGGCATTAATTAATCAAGTTTTACCTCATCTCGATACCATTCAGGAAGTATCACTGTCAGAATTTAAGTAA
- a CDS encoding ISAs1 family transposase encodes MPTGFENKKSKTKASFAPCIDSKDITTQFQEYFTLIKDPRVERTRWHSLSDIITIAILAVIAGGQGWEDIEEYGLNKQEWLETFLELPEGIPSPDTFRRVFEKINPKEFEKCFRCWVQSLIEKLGVEVVAIDGKTHRGSYDRESQLKALHTVSAWSSEHRLVLGQTKVSDKSNEITAIPALLEMLDIYGCIITIDAMGTQKSIAQKIIAAGSDYVLSLKDNHPTLHQQVKNWFEIAQSNGFKNVNVSMSQRIEKVHHRIENRQVYTVPVSQLSALHEQDLWAGLTTVVMVVRSIQHWNQTTHEVQFYITSLVSDANKIGSAIRQHWGIENSVHWTLDVTFNEDECRIRSLHSPQNFALLRRIALNALERESSFRRSIRQKSRRAAMNDRYMLSVLAAALPNSTLS; translated from the coding sequence ATGCCAACAGGATTTGAGAACAAGAAAAGCAAAACTAAAGCATCTTTTGCACCCTGCATAGATAGCAAAGACATTACCACTCAGTTTCAGGAATACTTCACTCTTATCAAAGACCCCAGAGTAGAAAGGACGAGATGGCATTCACTGAGCGATATTATCACCATAGCGATTTTGGCAGTAATAGCAGGAGGGCAAGGTTGGGAAGATATCGAGGAGTATGGACTCAATAAACAGGAGTGGTTGGAGACATTTTTAGAACTGCCAGAGGGAATACCCAGTCCAGACACTTTTAGAAGAGTGTTTGAGAAAATTAACCCCAAAGAATTTGAGAAATGTTTTCGTTGCTGGGTACAATCGCTAATAGAGAAGTTGGGAGTAGAAGTAGTAGCTATAGATGGCAAAACTCATCGAGGCTCATATGACCGAGAATCTCAGCTAAAAGCTTTACACACAGTCAGTGCATGGTCAAGTGAACACCGTTTGGTATTAGGACAAACAAAGGTCAGTGACAAATCAAATGAAATCACCGCGATTCCAGCACTGTTGGAAATGCTAGACATATACGGCTGCATCATTACTATTGATGCAATGGGTACTCAAAAATCGATTGCCCAGAAAATTATCGCGGCTGGTTCTGATTACGTTTTGAGCTTGAAAGATAATCATCCTACACTGCACCAGCAAGTAAAGAATTGGTTTGAGATAGCCCAGTCCAATGGATTCAAAAATGTTAATGTGAGTATGAGTCAACGGATAGAAAAAGTGCATCACAGAATCGAGAATCGTCAGGTTTACACCGTGCCAGTGTCACAACTTTCTGCACTTCATGAACAAGATTTGTGGGCTGGTTTGACAACAGTAGTTATGGTAGTGCGTTCGATTCAGCATTGGAATCAGACTACCCATGAGGTGCAATTTTACATCACCAGTCTTGTCAGTGATGCTAATAAAATTGGTAGTGCCATTCGACAGCATTGGGGAATAGAAAATTCTGTTCATTGGACATTAGATGTCACTTTTAATGAAGATGAATGTCGAATTCGTTCTCTGCATAGTCCACAGAATTTTGCTTTACTACGTCGCATTGCTCTTAACGCCTTAGAACGAGAATCATCTTTCCGTCGCAGTATTCGCCAAAAGTCACGACGAGCCGCTATGAATGATCGGTATATGCTTTCTGTGTTGGCTGCGGCTCTCCCAAATTCAACACTCTCCTAG
- the crtW gene encoding beta-carotene ketolase CrtW: MIELEKPPNHQIETTPFVKNKSLFTGIFIAFIITSLWSISLILLLSIDISKCNFLILVPIIFWQTFLYTGLFITSHDAMHGVVFKRSSKINHFIGSFCLSLYGLLSYKKLLKKHWQHHHKPASKLDPDFHNGKQKNFFAWYFHFMKGYWSWWQIIALTTIYNVAKYALHMPSDNLTYFWVIPSLLSSIQLFYFGTFLPHKQPIGGYIDPHRAQTINRSIFWSFITCYHFGYHEEHHEYPHIPWWQLPEIYQMRK, from the coding sequence ATGATTGAGTTAGAAAAACCACCTAACCACCAAATAGAAACGACACCATTTGTGAAAAATAAATCTCTATTTACGGGAATTTTTATTGCTTTTATTATTACTAGTTTATGGTCGATTAGTCTAATTTTATTACTTTCTATAGATATCTCAAAATGCAATTTTTTGATATTAGTACCCATCATATTTTGGCAAACATTCTTATATACAGGATTATTTATTACATCTCATGATGCTATGCATGGGGTAGTGTTTAAACGAAGCTCTAAAATAAACCATTTTATTGGGTCATTTTGCTTATCGCTTTATGGTCTTTTATCATATAAAAAACTGTTAAAAAAGCATTGGCAACATCACCATAAACCAGCCAGTAAACTAGATCCAGATTTTCATAATGGTAAGCAGAAGAACTTCTTCGCTTGGTATTTTCATTTTATGAAAGGTTACTGGAGTTGGTGGCAAATAATTGCTTTAACGACTATCTATAATGTTGCTAAATACGCACTACATATGCCTAGTGATAACTTAACTTATTTTTGGGTAATCCCTTCACTATTAAGTTCAATACAGTTATTTTATTTTGGTACTTTCCTACCGCATAAACAGCCAATTGGTGGTTATATAGATCCTCATCGCGCTCAAACTATCAACCGTTCAATTTTTTGGTCATTTATCACTTGCTATCATTTTGGATATCATGAAGAACATCATGAGTATCCCCATATTCCTTGGTGGCAGTTACCAGAAATTTATCAGATGCGTAAATAA